The following coding sequences lie in one Lolium perenne isolate Kyuss_39 chromosome 2, Kyuss_2.0, whole genome shotgun sequence genomic window:
- the LOC127330948 gene encoding chloride channel protein CLC-b, translated as MEDEQSARATATTSGLGKHDNGVHDNPEDLGSTSNGISSLEQPLLRRNTTLTANHLAIVGAKVSHIESLDYEIIENDLFKHDWRSRSNVEVLQYIFLKWALAFLVGLLTGVIASLINLAIENISGIKMIHMVQLVRDKRYWTGFFYFSGFNLALTFVAAVLCVVFAPTAAGPGIPEIKAYLNGVDTPNMFGAPQLIVKIIGSICAVSSGLDLGKEGPLVHIGACLANLLSKGGAGRFRLRWKWLRYFNNDRDRRDLITCGASSGVCAAFRSPVGGILFALEEVATWWRSTLLWRTFFSTATVVVVLRGFIEVCRNGRCALFGEGGLIIFDVGDVTVNYHLNDLIIVTLVGVIGGLLGALYNYLLHKVLRLYNLINGKGRMAKLALALTVCVFTSAGLYVLPFAVPCTPCDPALGIACPTNGMSGNFKQFNCPAGHYNDLASLLHATNMDATRNIFSTGTSGEFRLDSLLIFFAIYCVLGLFTFGIAVPSGLFLPIILMGSAYGRIVALVLQDVARIDHGLYAVLGAAALMSGSMRMTVSLCVIFLELTNNLLLLPMTMFVLLIAKTVGDAFNPSIYEIILDLKGLPFLAYFLEPNPEPWMKDITVGEIAAAKPRAISLQVVERVSTIVHVLRNTGHNGFPVVDRPRPGLSELHGLVLRSHLVAVLNKRWFLTEKRKTEEWEARERFSAVELADKSCKIDDAKLTQEEMDMYVDLHPFTNTTPYTVVETMSVAKAVVLFRSVALRHMLIVPKYQGPEITPIVGILTRQDLRAHNILDAFPNLANKKMAQ; from the exons ATGGAGGACGAGCAGAGCGCCAGAGCTACGGCTACTACGTCTGGTCTAGGCAAACACGATAATGGTGTCCACGACAACCCGGAGGATCTAGGGAGCACCAGCAATGGCATCAGCTCCCTGGAGCAACCCCTGCTGAGGAGAAACACTACCCTGACAGCGAACCACCTCGCCATCGTCGGTGCCAAGGTGTCGCACATTGAGAGCCTCGACTACGA GATCATCGAGAACGATCTGTTCAAgcacgactggaggagccggtccAACGTGGAGGTGCTGCAGTACATCTTCCTCAAGTGGGCCTTGGCGTTCCTCGTCGGCCTCCTCACCGGCGTCATCGCCTCGCTCATCAACCTCGCCATCGAGAACATCTCCGGCATCaagatgatccacatggtgcagCTCGTCCGAGATAAAAGATACTGGACCGGCTTCTTCTACTTCTCCGGCTTCAACTTGGCACTCACCTTCGTGGCTGCCGTGCTTTGTGTGGTCTTTGCGCCCACCGCCGCTGGCCCGGGCATCCCCGAGATCAAGGCCTACCTCAACGGCGTCGACACGCCCAACATGTTTGGTGCGCCACAGCTTATTGTCAAG ATCATCGGCAGCATTTGTGCGGTCTCGTCGGGGCTCGATCTCGGCAAGGAAGGCCCGCTTGTGCACATCGGCGCGTGCCTCGCCAACCTGCTCAGCAAGGGCGGCGCCGGCCGGTTCCGCCTCCGCTGGAAGTGGCTGCGTTACTTCAACAACGACCGTGACAGGCGCGACCTCATCACCTGCGGCGCCTCGTCTGGGGTGTGCGCGGCGTTCCGCTCCCCGGTCGGCGGCATCCTGTTCGCGCTGGAAGAGGTGGCCACCTGGTGGCGGAGCACACTGCTGTGGCGCACTTTCTTCAGCACGGCCACCGTGGTGGTGGTTTTGCGGGGCTTCATCGAGGTATGCCGCAACGGACGGTGCGCGCTGTTTGGCGAGGGCGGGCTCATCATCTTCGACGTCGGCGACGTCACCGTCAACTACCACCTCAACGACCTCATCATCGTCACTCTCGTCGGCGTCATCGGCGGACTCCTCGGCGCCCTCTACAACTACCTTCTCCACAAGGTGCTCCGCCTCTACAACCTCATCAACGGGAAGGGCCGGATGGCGAAGCTAGCACTGGCTCTAACCGTGTGCGTGTTCACGTCGGCTGGGCTGTACGTGCTCCCCTTCGCCGTGCCGTGCACCCCGTGCGACCCGGCGTTGGGCATCGCGTGCCCGACCAACGGGATGAGCGGCAACTTCAAGCAGTTCAACTGCCCTGCCGGCCACTACAACGACCTGGCCAGCCTCCTGCACGCCACCAACATGGACGCGACGCGCAACATCTTCTCCACCGGCACATCCGGCGAGTTCCGCCTCGACTCGCTCCTCATCTTCTTCGCCATCTACTGTGTGCTGGGGCTCTTCACCTTTGGCATTGCCGTTCCGTCGGGGCTCTTCCTCCCCATCATCCTCATGGGCTCTGCCTACGGCCGCATCGTCGCGCTTGTGCTACAGGACGTCGCCCGTATCGACCACGGCCTTTACGCCGTGCTCGGCGCCGCGGCGCTCATGTCGGGCTCCATGAGGATGACCGTCTCCCTCTGCGTCATCTTCCTCGAGCTCACCAACAACCTGCTCCTGCTCCCGATGACCATGTTCGTGCTGCTCATCGCCAAGACCGTCGGCGACGCTTTCAACCCTAGCATCTATGAGATCATTCTGGATCTCAAGGGACTGCCCTTCCTG GCCTACTTCCTGGAGCCCAATCCGGAACCATGGATGAAGGACATCACCGTCGGTGAGATCGCGGCCGCCAAGCCACGCGCTATCAGCCTCCAGGTCGTCGAGAGGGTGTCCACCATCGTCCATGTGCTTCGGAACACCGGCCACAATGGGTTCCCGGTGGTCGATCGGCCGAGACCCGGCTTGTCGGAGTTGCACGGGCTCGTGCTCCGATCGCATCTCGTCGCCGTTCTAAACAAGCGGTGGTTTCTCACGGAGAAGAGGAAGACAGAGGAGTGGGAGGCCAGGGAGCGGTTCTCGGCGGTGGAGCTCGCTGACAAGAGCTGTAAGATCGACGATGCCAAGCTCACGCAGGAGGAGATGGACATGTACGTTGACCTCCATCCATTCACCAACACCACGCCCTACACTGTCGTGGAGACCATGTCGGTGGCCAAGGCCGTCGTGCTCTTCCGAAGCGTCGCGCTCCGCCACATGCTCATCGTGCCCAAGTACCAAGGCCCTGAG ATAACTCCAATTGTGGGGATCTTGACAAGGCAGGACCTGAGGGCGCACAACATCCTGGATGCATTTCCGAACCTGGCAAACAAAAAGATGGCACAATAA